The Trueperaceae bacterium genome includes the window AATTTGTTGGTGCTTATATGGGTATTTTTGGTTGCGTAATATTGTTTATATCTATACTTATTTATAATCCATATTTAATTCTGTTTAGCATTTTAATATTTGCTTTTTGTGTAGCCAATTTTTGGCCAATTGTCGTGAGATACGCGTTAAGCCAAACAACTGAAAGTTTAAATACAACTGCTTCTAATTTAGTAACACTGGCCATGAGTGGCTTTTTAATAGGTCCAGCTATTGTAGGTTATTCAGCCTCAACAATGGGCCTTACGTTCAATGTTCAAATACTATGTGGCTTATGGATTATAAATAGCTTGGCCCTCCTATTTACAGTTAGGAAAATTACTCAATAATAATGGAGAGGGCAATACGCATACACTTCAAAACAAATGTGATGAACTAACCCCAACAACTAACAGGCCAATTCAAAGTCCTCGACGGATTACGTTGTGCACCTCTAAAAATTCTGGAGCGCCTGGGTCTAACTTCATTTCTTCGAGGATTGGCGCAAGGCGGGCTCCAAAAGCGTCAAATGCCTCTTGGGAGTCGAAGAGCACTGAAACCTTCATTTTGTCGCCTGACCCATAACAAACCTCTAGCTCAAGTCCGGGCGCGGGCTGGATACCTTCTTCGTATAGTCGAGCAAGAATTGCATCGTATTGTTGGGACGTCATAGAGGGAGGTGAAAATCGTACTAAAACACTCATTTGGGTCCTCGCTTTCTAAGAAATACTGCGCCACTAGGTTATATAACAATCCAGTCTGCGGCCGCCAGTTCGATAACACGCAGGTAGCTTAATTACTTCTCCTGGCGACGCCTAGACGCAAGGCTGTTTTTGTAAATCGGTAAGCAAATTGGGAGTTCAGGCAATCAAATCAAGATATGGTGGGTTGATGCAACCAAGCCGGTGTATAGGATCCCATTACATAGTTTGTTCATCTCGGCTAACTCTCGAAGAAACGAACATGTGAATATTCCCCATGATTAAGTTGGGTTATTGATGAGTGAGTCCGCCAAGAATCTAAGGGCTTCGCGTTATTTGCAATTCGATCGTTCAGAATGGCAGCAACTACGCGCTGCGACACCTCTCACCTTAACGGAAACAGACCTCGAGACGTTATCTGGTCTTAATGACGAGGTATCGCTTTCCGAAGTTGAAGCAGTTTATTTGCCACTTTCTCGTTTACTAAATCTTTACGTCCAAGCTACCC containing:
- a CDS encoding MFS transporter, with protein sequence FVGAYMGIFGCVILFISILIYNPYLILFSILIFAFCVANFWPIVVRYALSQTTESLNTTASNLVTLAMSGFLIGPAIVGYSASTMGLTFNVQILCGLWIINSLALLFTVRKITQ